A DNA window from Pseudoalteromonas marina contains the following coding sequences:
- a CDS encoding methyl-accepting chemotaxis protein produces MFGAFKFTTKVTIAASVVLVLVLGLFTVNNYFTLKNQTQNQLALVLQQNSESVSQNIASWLNAKLAIVSAFAKTHQPSDPSTLTLLQLNTAGLAGSFKNTYIGQSNGNFILNDQSIVLPPDFDATSRPWYKLVENKTNTAFTTPYIDVTTNELTISAVVPINQNDRFVGVAGADIDMQTVTEIINNIDFLGLGYGFLLDDSGQILSHPQSNVNLKNIAELFGTQPLLSSEFVEYQIAGETKLVSFNKIRGIENVNWYLGVVIDQQKAFASVSSFGETAFIYLIVGTIVIVILMQFLLRYLMRPMNRLNDAIKDISQGEGDLTRRLEIENDDEFGELSHSFNVFIEKIQSSIEQVKNTTILLDGVIASLLSQTHSSLAMYDDQSMRTDSVAAAINQFTGMTSDIFNSASDASTLAKDANKHSTQNQEILSNNVAGIHELSANIVQAQQTINSLNAHTESIGNVLEVIKGVSEQTNLLALNAAIEAARAGEAGRGFAVVADEVRQLAHRTKESTQEIEETVIELQKGSTLAVELMKTSLQGSEKSVSEADAVGELMQQVIEDIKQISAANHAVAGATEEQNQVVKSLDADIQTISELSIQSKTNLNNTLNECTKLRQQFGDLEQMVKKFRV; encoded by the coding sequence ATGTTTGGGGCATTCAAGTTTACGACAAAAGTCACAATAGCAGCGTCTGTTGTACTCGTTTTGGTATTAGGGTTATTCACTGTAAATAACTACTTTACCTTAAAAAACCAAACACAAAATCAGCTTGCTCTCGTGTTGCAACAAAACTCAGAATCTGTTTCTCAAAATATAGCTAGCTGGTTAAATGCAAAGCTGGCCATTGTTAGTGCGTTTGCTAAAACCCACCAACCATCAGATCCAAGTACGCTTACATTACTACAATTAAACACAGCAGGGTTAGCAGGTAGTTTTAAAAACACCTATATTGGCCAATCTAACGGTAATTTTATTTTAAATGATCAAAGCATTGTTTTACCGCCAGATTTTGATGCAACATCACGTCCTTGGTATAAGCTAGTCGAAAACAAAACCAATACTGCCTTTACTACTCCCTATATTGATGTAACAACTAACGAGTTAACGATATCTGCTGTTGTGCCTATAAACCAAAATGACCGTTTTGTTGGTGTTGCTGGTGCTGATATTGATATGCAAACTGTGACAGAAATTATTAATAATATTGATTTTTTAGGGCTGGGTTATGGTTTTTTACTCGATGACAGCGGCCAAATATTAAGTCACCCACAAAGCAATGTTAACCTAAAAAATATCGCTGAGTTATTTGGCACCCAACCATTACTTAGTAGCGAGTTTGTTGAATATCAAATAGCTGGCGAAACTAAATTAGTTTCGTTTAATAAAATACGTGGTATTGAAAATGTAAATTGGTATTTAGGGGTTGTTATTGATCAACAAAAAGCATTTGCTAGTGTATCTAGTTTTGGTGAAACGGCATTTATTTACTTAATTGTGGGTACAATCGTCATTGTAATTTTAATGCAATTTTTACTTCGTTATTTAATGCGTCCAATGAATCGGTTAAATGACGCTATAAAAGATATTTCACAGGGAGAAGGTGATTTAACACGCCGTTTAGAGATAGAAAATGACGATGAGTTTGGTGAGCTAAGTCATTCATTCAATGTGTTTATTGAAAAAATTCAATCATCAATCGAACAAGTTAAAAATACAACAATACTTCTTGATGGCGTAATAGCCAGTCTGCTATCACAAACTCATTCTTCACTTGCGATGTATGACGATCAAAGTATGCGTACTGATAGCGTTGCAGCTGCAATTAATCAATTTACAGGGATGACATCAGATATATTCAATAGTGCATCTGACGCATCAACACTTGCAAAAGATGCGAATAAGCACTCTACACAAAACCAAGAAATATTAAGCAATAATGTTGCTGGGATCCATGAGCTATCTGCCAATATAGTGCAAGCTCAACAAACTATTAATAGCTTAAATGCACATACAGAAAGCATTGGTAATGTTTTAGAAGTGATTAAAGGCGTGAGTGAACAAACCAACTTACTTGCATTGAATGCGGCTATTGAAGCAGCTCGTGCAGGTGAAGCCGGACGTGGTTTTGCAGTAGTGGCTGATGAAGTTCGACAATTAGCTCATCGCACCAAAGAATCAACGCAAGAGATAGAAGAAACAGTCATAGAATTGCAAAAAGGGTCAACTTTGGCTGTGGAGTTAATGAAAACAAGTTTGCAAGGCAGTGAAAAAAGCGTGTCAGAAGCTGATGCAGTTGGAGAATTAATGCAGCAAGTCATAGAGGATATAAAACAAATAAGTGCTGCTAACCATGCCGTTGCGGGCGCTACAGAAGAACAAAATCAAGTTGTTAAATCATTAGATGCAGATATACAAACTATCAGCGAACTATCTATTCAAAGTAAAACCAACCTAAATAATACTCTAAACGAATGTACAAAACTGAGGCAACAATTCGGTGATTTAGAACAAATGGTTAAAAAGTTTAGAGTATAG
- a CDS encoding GGDEF domain-containing protein: MEEEKLAKSNWRNLINIDSVYNSDRQRQALSLFTMIAFAILILGFLLLSNYDVYSPILSVALLVANMTIIACTVYFFKTGKLEVVSLITMLIIFIMCIALIYTGGKENTALYWLMFYPVVTFATLGVKLGLWLSGFLLVCCLGLLYGPNFGQVDYGFVEKSRFMASFSLVFIFSLIGEFFRYKSHQSIAEITLAQKKDAYTDQLTGAANRRFVTSHFFKLVSDNPDNYLPFSILLLDLDHFKSINDNYGHDCGDTVLIEFTKMLESHFSSDSIKARYGGEEFVVILPKATIQTAEHIANNFRESVANTTLLNVDSKNVALTCSIGVAQVNKLSDYNDALKQADRCLYKAKETGRNKVVSAFM; this comes from the coding sequence ATGGAAGAGGAAAAATTAGCTAAGTCAAATTGGCGCAATTTAATTAACATAGATAGCGTTTACAACTCAGACAGGCAGCGTCAAGCACTTTCATTATTTACAATGATAGCCTTTGCTATTCTTATATTGGGTTTTTTACTTCTATCTAATTATGATGTGTATTCGCCCATCTTAAGTGTGGCTTTGCTCGTTGCTAATATGACGATCATTGCCTGCACTGTTTACTTCTTCAAAACCGGTAAGCTAGAGGTTGTGTCTTTAATAACCATGCTAATCATTTTTATTATGTGTATTGCGCTTATTTACACAGGTGGTAAAGAGAACACTGCGTTGTATTGGCTTATGTTTTATCCAGTTGTTACCTTTGCTACTCTCGGTGTTAAATTAGGGTTATGGCTTAGTGGGTTTTTATTGGTCTGCTGTTTAGGGCTATTATACGGCCCTAATTTTGGGCAGGTCGATTACGGTTTTGTAGAAAAATCACGTTTTATGGCTTCGTTTAGTTTGGTGTTTATTTTTTCGTTGATTGGTGAATTTTTTAGATATAAAAGCCATCAATCTATTGCTGAAATAACTTTGGCACAAAAAAAGGATGCGTATACCGATCAGCTAACAGGGGCTGCCAATAGGCGTTTTGTTACATCTCATTTTTTTAAGCTGGTTAGCGATAATCCCGATAATTATTTACCGTTCTCAATTTTACTTTTGGACTTAGATCACTTTAAATCCATTAATGATAACTATGGTCATGATTGTGGTGATACTGTCCTAATAGAATTTACTAAAATGCTTGAGTCACACTTCAGCAGCGATTCAATAAAAGCGCGTTATGGTGGTGAAGAGTTTGTGGTAATTCTCCCAAAAGCGACTATTCAAACTGCAGAGCACATTGCTAACAACTTTAGAGAAAGTGTTGCCAATACAACACTTTTGAATGTTGATAGTAAAAACGTAGCACTTACCTGTAGCATAGGTGTAGCACAAGTAAATAAACTATCAGATTACAATGATGCTTTAAAACAAGCCGATCGATGCCTTTATAAAGCAAAGGAAACGGGTCGAAATAAAGTTGTTTCAGCTTTTATGTAG
- a CDS encoding DsbA family protein: MFQSKLIYIHDPMCSWCWGYAPTWLKLKEQLEHKIIVEYKVGGLAADSQQPMPKAMKEMLEGTWHKIQKQLGTQFNYDFWRNCEPRRSTYPACRAALIARKTNKEVQMIEAIQRAYYLNAQNPSDEATLVALAQGIGLDKEGFANELVSSSLNNELSDELAFVNALPINGFPSLVLIHNNSYYPIGVNYTDWQSTYSQILNIID; the protein is encoded by the coding sequence ATGTTTCAAAGTAAGTTAATTTATATACACGATCCAATGTGTAGTTGGTGTTGGGGCTATGCACCTACGTGGCTAAAATTAAAAGAACAACTTGAGCATAAAATTATTGTTGAATATAAAGTGGGCGGCTTAGCTGCCGATAGTCAGCAGCCTATGCCAAAAGCAATGAAAGAAATGCTTGAAGGTACGTGGCATAAAATACAAAAGCAATTAGGTACCCAGTTTAATTATGACTTTTGGCGTAATTGCGAACCTCGACGTTCTACTTACCCGGCTTGTAGAGCAGCTCTGATCGCGCGTAAAACCAATAAAGAAGTGCAAATGATAGAAGCAATCCAGCGTGCTTACTATTTAAATGCGCAAAACCCTTCTGATGAAGCCACCTTAGTAGCGCTTGCTCAAGGCATTGGTTTAGATAAAGAGGGATTTGCAAATGAATTAGTCAGCTCATCATTAAATAATGAATTGAGTGACGAGTTGGCATTTGTTAATGCGTTGCCTATTAATGGCTTTCCTTCCTTGGTACTTATTCATAACAACAGCTACTATCCTATTGGCGTTAATTACACAGACTGGCAAAGCACTTACAGCCAAATTTTAAATATTATTGATTAG
- a CDS encoding DUF3450 domain-containing protein, with protein MKGVKPLILAGIVAASAAVHANDLDKVIDKSSEINKSAAQSQTKIDKIADSMQGRLQQFKTLNKEIDGLAVYNAQLNKQLNNQIEEMESLNLSMDQVSIIERQITPLMMRMITGLEQFVSLDIPFLQDERAKRLVSLKAMMDRADITSSEKFRRVLEAYQVEVDYGRTIEAYTALLDVNGKEREVDFLRIGRLELIYLTRDGKHAGSYNTETKTFETLPDSTISQINKGLRIARKQLAPDMLTLPVHAAE; from the coding sequence ATGAAAGGCGTTAAACCATTAATCTTAGCTGGTATTGTGGCCGCAAGTGCAGCAGTACACGCTAACGATTTAGATAAGGTTATTGATAAAAGCAGCGAAATTAATAAATCAGCTGCGCAATCACAAACAAAAATAGACAAGATTGCAGATTCAATGCAAGGACGTTTACAGCAATTTAAAACGCTCAATAAAGAGATTGACGGTTTAGCTGTTTATAACGCGCAGTTAAATAAACAGCTTAATAATCAAATTGAAGAAATGGAATCGCTTAACCTATCAATGGATCAGGTTTCTATTATTGAGCGCCAAATTACACCACTTATGATGCGAATGATCACAGGTCTTGAGCAGTTTGTATCGTTAGACATTCCCTTTTTGCAAGACGAGCGCGCTAAGCGTTTAGTATCACTGAAAGCCATGATGGACCGCGCTGATATCACCTCGAGTGAAAAATTTCGTCGTGTGCTAGAAGCTTACCAAGTAGAGGTAGACTACGGGCGCACTATTGAAGCTTACACCGCATTGTTAGATGTAAACGGTAAAGAGCGTGAAGTTGACTTTTTACGCATTGGCCGATTAGAGCTGATTTACTTAACACGTGATGGTAAACACGCTGGTAGCTACAACACAGAGACTAAAACGTTTGAAACATTACCAGATTCAACAATTAGTCAAATCAACAAAGGTTTACGTATTGCGCGCAAGCAACTTGCCCCAGATATGCTAACTCTGCCAGTACACGCAGCAGAATAA
- a CDS encoding MotA/TolQ/ExbB proton channel family protein, with translation MKLFTQMTKMALFVTSLGFAGVSTAAETMDLDSLLKTLENGKTVQSAQNKQREQEFTSRQNQQVQMLNDTTAKRNQMLVESERLETQFEENEVKLANLTDTLSKRMGSLKELFGVLQQVAGDSSNKFATSVVSAELPGRSDFMDELAQKMGSTSKLASIEDIEKVWYELQREMTEQGKVSRFNTSVIVEGGNKAEQEVVRVGAFNLISQGQYLEYNPGTNTLSALTRQPVSRYTATAADLQDAKSGVVQFALDPTGGSILGLLVQAPDTSEQVHQGGAVGYVILGVGLLALLIAIERFISLLLVGGKIRRQLKDSVARDDNPLGRVMKVKDDYPHVAYDTLELKLSEAILREMPKITRNLTLIKIISVVAPLLGLLGTVTGMINTFQAITLFGTGDPKLMAGGISQALVTTVLGLVVAIPTVFIYTLLNTRSKGLLLILQEQSAGIIAERSEKGE, from the coding sequence ATGAAATTGTTTACTCAAATGACAAAAATGGCATTGTTTGTTACAAGCCTCGGTTTTGCAGGCGTTAGCACTGCGGCAGAAACAATGGATCTTGATTCATTATTAAAAACATTAGAAAACGGCAAGACCGTTCAAAGTGCGCAAAATAAACAACGAGAGCAGGAGTTTACTTCTCGCCAAAACCAGCAAGTTCAAATGTTAAATGATACAACTGCAAAGCGTAACCAAATGCTTGTTGAATCAGAGCGCCTTGAAACACAATTTGAAGAAAACGAAGTTAAACTAGCAAACTTAACCGATACCTTATCTAAGCGAATGGGATCACTTAAAGAGTTATTTGGGGTATTACAGCAAGTCGCTGGGGACTCTAGCAATAAGTTTGCTACTTCGGTTGTATCAGCAGAATTACCGGGCCGTAGTGACTTTATGGACGAGTTAGCTCAAAAAATGGGTTCAACGTCTAAGCTTGCTTCAATAGAAGATATTGAAAAGGTGTGGTACGAGCTGCAACGTGAAATGACTGAGCAAGGTAAAGTCAGTCGCTTTAATACTTCAGTTATTGTTGAAGGTGGAAATAAAGCAGAGCAAGAAGTTGTTCGTGTTGGTGCCTTTAACTTAATTTCACAGGGTCAATACTTAGAATATAACCCAGGAACAAACACGCTGAGCGCGCTTACTCGCCAACCAGTGTCTCGTTATACTGCTACAGCTGCTGACTTACAAGATGCTAAAAGTGGTGTTGTACAGTTTGCATTAGACCCAACAGGAGGCTCTATTTTAGGCTTACTTGTTCAAGCACCAGATACATCAGAGCAAGTTCATCAAGGTGGTGCGGTTGGTTATGTAATTTTAGGTGTTGGTTTGCTTGCTTTATTAATTGCAATTGAGCGCTTTATTTCATTGTTACTTGTTGGTGGGAAAATTCGTCGCCAATTAAAAGATTCAGTAGCGCGTGACGACAATCCGCTAGGTCGTGTAATGAAAGTAAAAGACGACTACCCACATGTTGCTTACGACACGTTAGAGCTTAAATTAAGTGAAGCAATTTTACGTGAAATGCCAAAAATCACACGTAACTTAACGCTTATAAAAATCATCTCTGTTGTTGCCCCATTACTTGGCTTGCTAGGTACAGTTACCGGTATGATCAACACGTTCCAAGCAATCACATTATTTGGTACTGGCGACCCTAAACTAATGGCTGGTGGTATTTCTCAGGCACTAGTTACGACCGTACTTGGCTTAGTTGTGGCAATCCCAACAGTGTTTATATACACATTACTAAACACGCGTTCAAAAGGCTTACTGCTTATTTTACAAGAGCAAAGCGCAGGTATCATTGCTGAGCGAAGCGAGAAGGGAGAATAA
- a CDS encoding MotA/TolQ/ExbB proton channel family protein, translating into MVLLIDSINAIRDFLDTGGQVLLVIGVLIFAMWLLILERFIYFFNGFRGYKNSIKGTWSTRNERNSWNAEQIRQAMISRASMRLNANLPLINVMVALCPLLGLLGTVTGMIEVFDVMAITGTGSARSMASGVSKATIPTMAGMVGALSGVFASTYLQRKAKREVELLEDSMLLDH; encoded by the coding sequence ATGGTGCTATTGATTGACTCAATCAATGCTATCCGTGATTTTCTCGACACCGGTGGCCAAGTCCTCTTGGTCATTGGGGTGTTAATCTTCGCGATGTGGTTATTGATACTCGAGCGATTTATATACTTTTTCAACGGGTTTCGCGGATACAAAAATAGCATTAAAGGAACATGGTCAACGCGTAACGAACGCAATAGTTGGAATGCTGAGCAAATACGCCAAGCTATGATTTCGCGAGCAAGTATGCGTTTAAATGCAAACCTTCCGCTTATCAATGTCATGGTGGCTTTGTGCCCACTACTTGGGTTGCTTGGCACAGTAACGGGCATGATTGAAGTGTTTGATGTAATGGCTATAACAGGCACCGGAAGTGCGCGCTCTATGGCGTCAGGTGTATCTAAAGCCACAATCCCTACAATGGCGGGTATGGTAGGGGCATTATCTGGTGTATTTGCCTCAACGTACTTACAACGTAAAGCCAAACGTGAAGTAGAACTACTTGAAGATAGCATGTTGCTAGATCACTAA
- a CDS encoding ExbD/TolR family protein produces MRAPLGNLMQEDEAEEINMTPMLDVVFIMLIFFIVTASFVKEAGIDVNRPEAATAVKKERANILVAISDKGEIWINKRQIDVRAVQANIERLKAENPQGSVVIQADKKATTDTLIKVMDAARAAGVFDVSIAAQEA; encoded by the coding sequence ATGAGAGCGCCTTTAGGTAATTTAATGCAAGAAGATGAAGCTGAAGAAATAAACATGACACCCATGCTAGATGTTGTATTTATTATGCTTATCTTCTTTATTGTAACAGCTTCATTTGTTAAAGAAGCAGGCATTGACGTAAACCGGCCAGAAGCCGCAACTGCGGTTAAAAAAGAAAGAGCCAATATATTAGTTGCTATTTCAGATAAGGGTGAAATTTGGATTAACAAACGCCAAATAGATGTTCGTGCAGTGCAGGCAAATATTGAACGCTTAAAAGCTGAAAACCCACAAGGTAGCGTTGTAATTCAAGCCGATAAAAAAGCAACCACCGATACGTTAATTAAAGTAATGGATGCCGCACGCGCTGCAGGTGTGTTTGATGTTTCAATTGCGGCTCAAGAAGCGTAA
- a CDS encoding energy transducer TonB encodes MRYLVALIIAGVVTFMLFLGMQALITGGEGAMSEPAKGNVLDFVRLKKEESVQKKERKPQKPPTPKEPPPPMESPQMQSSDANANANNFDFGANVDAEVNLAGGLALETSDGEYLPIVKVAPVYPRRALSRGIEGYVIVEFTVTKQGTVRDPQVLKAEPESLFDRAAMDAALKFKYKPRVVNGEAVEVAGVQNKISFQIGG; translated from the coding sequence ATGCGTTATTTAGTAGCATTAATTATTGCCGGTGTAGTCACGTTTATGCTGTTTTTGGGCATGCAAGCACTTATAACCGGCGGTGAAGGGGCAATGAGCGAACCAGCTAAAGGCAATGTACTTGATTTTGTTCGTTTGAAAAAAGAAGAAAGTGTTCAAAAGAAAGAGCGTAAACCACAAAAGCCACCTACGCCAAAAGAGCCGCCACCACCAATGGAGTCGCCACAAATGCAAAGTAGTGATGCTAATGCCAACGCTAACAACTTTGACTTTGGTGCTAATGTTGACGCCGAAGTGAACCTGGCGGGTGGATTAGCACTGGAAACGAGCGATGGCGAGTATTTACCCATTGTAAAAGTTGCACCGGTTTATCCGCGTCGTGCGCTATCGCGCGGTATTGAAGGGTATGTGATTGTTGAATTTACTGTAACAAAGCAAGGTACCGTTCGCGACCCGCAAGTATTAAAAGCAGAGCCTGAGTCGTTATTTGATCGGGCTGCAATGGACGCTGCTCTTAAATTTAAATATAAACCGCGTGTTGTCAACGGTGAAGCTGTTGAAGTAGCGGGTGTTCAGAACAAAATATCTTTTCAAATTGGCGGATAG
- a CDS encoding tetratricopeptide repeat protein, with the protein MKLLTKTKLLKVTLLCTTAIGFSIVTPSALTLLPGVSIASAQAAQEQKTKRVPALREKVYSQLARAQKLADDGDVKAGLEALDSINERSSSMNSYEIAMMHNFYGFIYYNQNDLPKAIASFERVVAEEGIPETLRLSTTFSLAQLAMANSDYDKVIAFLDNWDEINTQPIPEGYYLLRAQTYYQLKDYKQGLDYITKVISLSDDEGKTPKENWLVLQRAMFYSLNQTNKVVEVLERMVKLYDKPEYWVQLSGMYGETGHEKKQLAVIEAAYQQGFLTSRADLRQLAQVYLYNGLAFKAAEVMSKAIDNGIAEKTAKNYAFVAEAMIQAKEDEKSIEYFVKAADLSDHGQYDQRLAEVYVNTEHYEDAADSARKALDKGGLDFESNAFVALGMAQYNLQNFDASILAFEQAEKHKKSQRLAKQWIKYVKREKVHAETLRTALL; encoded by the coding sequence ATGAAATTATTAACCAAAACTAAACTTTTAAAAGTAACACTACTTTGTACCACTGCGATAGGGTTCAGTATTGTTACACCCAGTGCACTAACTTTGTTACCTGGCGTATCAATTGCAAGTGCTCAAGCGGCGCAGGAGCAAAAAACAAAACGCGTTCCTGCGCTTCGTGAAAAAGTATACAGCCAACTGGCTCGCGCACAAAAATTGGCAGACGATGGCGATGTAAAAGCTGGACTTGAAGCGCTCGATAGCATTAATGAACGTTCTTCAAGTATGAACTCGTACGAAATAGCCATGATGCATAATTTTTACGGGTTCATTTACTACAATCAAAATGACTTACCAAAAGCGATAGCTTCATTTGAACGCGTTGTGGCAGAAGAAGGGATCCCTGAAACATTGCGTTTAAGCACCACTTTTAGTTTAGCGCAGCTTGCAATGGCAAACAGCGATTACGATAAAGTCATTGCCTTTTTGGATAACTGGGATGAGATTAACACTCAGCCAATACCTGAAGGGTATTACTTACTTCGTGCACAAACGTATTACCAGTTAAAAGACTATAAGCAAGGCCTAGACTACATCACTAAAGTTATTTCATTAAGTGATGACGAAGGTAAAACCCCAAAAGAAAACTGGCTTGTATTACAGCGCGCTATGTTTTATTCACTAAATCAAACTAACAAAGTGGTTGAAGTACTTGAACGCATGGTTAAGCTTTATGATAAACCAGAATACTGGGTACAGCTTTCGGGTATGTATGGTGAAACAGGGCATGAGAAGAAGCAATTAGCTGTTATTGAAGCTGCCTATCAGCAAGGGTTTTTAACATCAAGAGCCGACTTACGCCAACTTGCTCAAGTTTACTTATACAATGGACTTGCTTTTAAAGCGGCAGAAGTTATGAGTAAAGCAATAGATAATGGCATTGCCGAAAAAACAGCTAAAAACTATGCGTTTGTTGCCGAGGCGATGATCCAAGCAAAAGAAGATGAAAAATCGATAGAGTATTTTGTTAAAGCCGCCGATTTATCAGATCATGGGCAATACGATCAGCGTTTAGCTGAGGTGTATGTTAATACAGAGCACTATGAAGATGCTGCTGATTCAGCGCGTAAAGCGCTTGATAAAGGTGGACTTGATTTTGAGTCAAATGCCTTTGTCGCACTGGGTATGGCGCAGTACAATTTGCAAAATTTCGATGCGTCTATTTTAGCGTTTGAACAAGCTGAAAAACACAAAAAATCACAGCGTTTGGCTAAGCAATGGATTAAGTATGTTAAACGTGAAAAAGTACATGCTGAAACGTTAAGAACCGCTCTGCTTTAA